A single genomic interval of Agromyces cerinus harbors:
- the nagA gene encoding N-acetylglucosamine-6-phosphate deacetylase — translation MSTPPAVIHSARLVSGADTVTDAWVRFDGDRVTARGIGDGWLDGIAVEQATVTDAAGRFLTPGFIDIHCHGAGGAAVDEGDAAIETVLAVHNAHGTTRSVLSLVTASVDRLARDLATIARFAERDPRVLGAHLEGPFLDTEFRGAHDPSLLRSADEASVDRLLEAAAGTLRQITIAPEHVGALEAIARFVAADVRVAVGHTGADFETALAAFDAGASILTHAFNGMRGIHHRAPGPVTAAMHADHVTLEVINDGVHVHPDVVKLAFAGAPGRVALVTDAMAATGSADGVYELGSLEVVVTDGVARLREGGSIAGSTLTQDEALRRAVLECGIPLDEAVGALTVTPAAAIGRAGDLGRLDPGFAADAVLLDADLGVQAVWGAGSRLV, via the coding sequence GTGAGCACCCCACCCGCCGTCATCCATTCCGCGCGTCTCGTGAGCGGCGCCGACACCGTCACCGACGCGTGGGTGCGCTTCGACGGCGATCGGGTGACCGCGCGCGGCATCGGCGACGGCTGGCTCGACGGGATCGCGGTCGAGCAGGCGACGGTGACGGATGCCGCGGGGCGCTTCCTCACTCCCGGATTCATCGACATCCACTGCCACGGGGCCGGCGGCGCAGCCGTCGACGAAGGTGACGCGGCGATCGAGACCGTGCTCGCGGTGCACAACGCGCACGGCACCACGCGTTCGGTGCTCTCGCTCGTCACCGCGTCCGTCGATCGTCTCGCTCGAGACCTGGCGACCATCGCCCGCTTCGCCGAGCGCGATCCGCGGGTGCTCGGCGCGCACCTCGAGGGGCCGTTCCTCGACACGGAGTTCCGTGGGGCGCACGATCCCTCGCTGCTGCGCAGTGCCGACGAGGCATCCGTCGATCGGTTGCTCGAGGCCGCGGCCGGCACGCTGCGGCAGATCACCATCGCCCCTGAGCATGTCGGCGCCCTCGAGGCGATCGCGCGGTTCGTCGCCGCCGATGTTCGGGTGGCCGTCGGCCACACGGGCGCCGACTTCGAGACCGCCCTCGCGGCGTTCGACGCCGGCGCCTCGATCCTGACGCATGCGTTCAACGGCATGCGCGGCATCCACCACCGCGCTCCCGGCCCGGTGACGGCGGCGATGCACGCCGACCACGTCACCCTCGAGGTCATCAACGACGGGGTGCACGTGCATCCCGACGTCGTGAAGCTCGCCTTCGCCGGCGCACCCGGCCGAGTCGCGCTCGTCACCGACGCGATGGCGGCGACGGGCTCCGCAGACGGCGTCTACGAACTGGGATCGCTCGAGGTCGTCGTGACCGACGGTGTCGCCCGCCTTCGCGAGGGCGGGTCGATCGCAGGGTCGACGCTCACCCAGGACGAAGCGCTCCGTCGAGCGGTGCTCGAGTGCGGCATCCCGCTCGACGAGGCGGTCGGCGCGCTCACCGTGACGCCTGCCGCGGCGATCGGCCGCGCAGGAGACCTCGGACGCCTGGACCCGGGGTTCGCCGCCGACGCGGTGCTGCTCGACGCCGATCTCGGCGTGCAGGCCGTGTGGGGCGCGGGTTCCCGCCTGGTCTGA
- a CDS encoding DeoR/GlpR family DNA-binding transcription regulator — protein sequence MNRAERLSAVLDLLAEGGQVDVDQIVERLEVSPATARRDLDALARQQLLTRTRGGAVAHSVAYDLPIRYKNQQNPDAKAAIAHAASALVPRGAVIGLCGGTTSTAIADALMSRADIMEPAPDPSLTVVTNAINIAMQLAMRPQIKTVVTGGVVHARSYELVGAYTDAVLGSITLDLAFIGVNGIDPVVGPTSHDEREAAVNALMAARATQAVLVADSSKIDKRAFAAIGPRRLFSTVITDAGATQEQLERLSDAGYDVIVA from the coding sequence ATGAATCGTGCCGAGCGTCTGAGCGCCGTGCTGGACCTCCTCGCCGAGGGCGGTCAGGTCGACGTCGACCAGATCGTCGAGCGCCTCGAGGTGTCGCCCGCGACGGCACGGCGCGACCTCGACGCCCTCGCCCGCCAGCAGCTGCTGACCCGCACGCGCGGCGGCGCCGTGGCGCACTCCGTGGCCTACGACCTGCCGATCCGGTACAAGAACCAGCAGAACCCCGACGCGAAGGCCGCGATCGCCCATGCGGCGAGCGCACTCGTGCCGCGCGGAGCGGTCATCGGCCTCTGCGGCGGCACGACGTCGACGGCGATCGCGGATGCCCTCATGTCGCGCGCCGACATCATGGAGCCGGCACCCGACCCGAGCCTGACCGTCGTCACCAATGCGATCAACATCGCCATGCAGCTCGCGATGCGCCCGCAGATCAAGACCGTCGTGACCGGCGGCGTCGTGCACGCCCGCTCGTACGAGCTGGTCGGCGCGTACACCGACGCGGTGCTCGGCAGCATCACGCTCGATCTCGCGTTCATCGGCGTCAACGGCATCGACCCCGTCGTCGGGCCGACGTCGCACGACGAGCGCGAGGCCGCGGTCAACGCCCTCATGGCCGCCCGCGCGACGCAGGCGGTGCTCGTGGCCGACTCCTCGAAGATCGACAAGCGGGCGTTCGCGGCGATCGGTCCGAGACGACTCTTCTCGACCGTCATCACCGACGCCGGGGCCACGCAGGAGCAGCTCGAACGGCTGTCCGACGCGGGCTACGACGTTATCGTTGCTTAG
- a CDS encoding class II fructose-bisphosphate aldolase, translating to MTLTPTRAILTDAVVAGRAVGAFNVLHLETAEALVRAAESTGLPVILQISENAIRYHGGFEPIARATLAVAEASSAAVAVHLDHAEDAELALLAIDHGFGSVMYDGAKLDFADNVETTRRVVAHAATTGVLVEAELGEIGGKDGAHAPGVRTDPAEAARFVAETGVEALAVAVGSSHAMIERVAALDLDLIARLKAAVPVPLVLHGSSGVPDETIVAGIRAGLVKINVSTHLNAQFTGAIRRFLDEHPTVVDSRKYLAAGRDAIEAEAARLLRLFAGKDPNG from the coding sequence ATGACCCTCACCCCCACTCGCGCCATCCTCACCGACGCCGTCGTGGCGGGCCGCGCCGTCGGCGCGTTCAACGTGCTGCACCTCGAGACGGCCGAGGCGCTCGTGCGCGCGGCCGAGTCGACCGGGCTTCCCGTGATCCTGCAGATCTCCGAGAACGCGATCCGCTATCACGGCGGCTTCGAACCCATCGCCCGCGCCACCCTCGCCGTGGCCGAGGCCTCGAGCGCTGCCGTCGCGGTGCATCTCGACCACGCCGAAGACGCCGAGCTCGCGCTCCTCGCGATCGACCACGGCTTCGGGTCGGTGATGTACGACGGGGCCAAGCTCGACTTCGCCGACAACGTCGAGACGACGCGCAGGGTCGTCGCGCATGCCGCGACGACGGGGGTGCTCGTCGAAGCCGAACTCGGCGAGATCGGCGGCAAGGACGGCGCGCACGCCCCCGGTGTGCGCACGGATCCCGCCGAGGCGGCGCGGTTCGTCGCAGAGACCGGCGTCGAGGCCCTCGCCGTCGCCGTCGGCTCATCGCACGCGATGATCGAGCGGGTCGCGGCGCTCGACCTCGACCTGATCGCCCGCCTCAAGGCGGCGGTGCCGGTTCCCCTCGTACTGCACGGATCCTCGGGTGTGCCCGACGAGACGATCGTCGCCGGCATCCGCGCAGGACTCGTCAAGATCAACGTCTCGACCCACCTGAACGCGCAGTTCACGGGCGCCATCCGCAGATTCCTCGACGAGCATCCGACGGTCGTAGACTCGCGCAAGTACCTCGCCGCCGGTCGAGACGCCATCGAAGCAGAGGCGGCCCGCCTCCTCCGCCTCTTCGCCGGGAAGGACCCCAACGGATGA
- a CDS encoding 1-phosphofructokinase family hexose kinase yields MILTVTPNPALDLTWHVDRLQPGETHRVDAGAARAGGKGLNVARVLHAEGHDVLALTTTGGAVGAEFAAELTSSGIPHRLIPVAGPTRRSIALVDEAVGETSVLNERGAALAPGEVAAFAASALELGRGADAVAICGSLPTGFGPEELAELVASLVAAGVPVIVDTSGPGLLAAARAGASALKPNAEELRAETGLDEPAAGARALLDLGAGIVVASLGSEGLMIVSADAPGAVRARLPRTLHGNATGAGDAAVAAIAAALAETPDLAADTAAAAEARARLARRATAWSASAVLMPLAGDLSPQHVALEREVDVTTTSTGTAGPSDPEATA; encoded by the coding sequence ATGATCCTCACCGTGACGCCGAACCCGGCACTCGACCTGACCTGGCACGTCGACCGCCTGCAGCCGGGCGAGACCCACCGGGTCGATGCCGGCGCAGCGAGAGCGGGCGGCAAGGGGCTGAACGTCGCCCGCGTGCTGCACGCCGAGGGGCATGACGTGCTCGCGCTCACCACCACCGGGGGCGCGGTCGGCGCCGAGTTCGCCGCAGAGCTCACGTCGAGCGGCATCCCGCATCGGCTGATCCCCGTGGCCGGACCGACGCGGCGCAGCATCGCCCTCGTCGACGAGGCGGTCGGCGAGACGAGCGTGCTGAACGAACGCGGCGCGGCGCTCGCGCCGGGCGAGGTCGCCGCCTTCGCGGCGAGCGCGCTCGAACTGGGCCGCGGTGCCGACGCCGTCGCGATCTGCGGCAGCCTGCCCACCGGCTTCGGCCCCGAAGAACTCGCCGAGCTGGTCGCCTCACTCGTCGCTGCGGGCGTGCCCGTGATCGTGGACACGAGCGGGCCCGGCCTGCTGGCCGCCGCCCGCGCCGGTGCCTCGGCGCTGAAGCCCAATGCCGAAGAGCTCCGAGCCGAGACCGGCCTCGACGAGCCCGCCGCCGGCGCCCGTGCACTGCTCGACCTCGGCGCCGGCATCGTCGTCGCCTCCCTCGGCTCCGAGGGCCTCATGATCGTGTCGGCGGATGCTCCGGGCGCCGTCCGCGCCCGTCTGCCCCGCACACTGCACGGCAACGCGACCGGCGCGGGCGATGCCGCGGTCGCCGCGATCGCGGCGGCACTCGCCGAAACGCCCGATCTGGCCGCCGACACGGCGGCCGCCGCCGAGGCCCGTGCACGACTCGCCCGCCGCGCGACCGCGTGGTCGGCCTCCGCAGTGCTCATGCCGCTCGCGGGCGACCTCTCGCCACAGCACGTCGCCCTCGAACGCGAGGTCGACGTGACCACGACCAGCACCGGCACTGCCGGCCCCTCCGACCCGGAAGCGACAGCATGA
- a CDS encoding ROK family protein: MAPHPAPDATRLGPGHAVLAFDVGGTDTKSALVDASGRVLGLRRTPTPLDPADPAGTIVASLAALAREHLAATPGIVPAAAGVSVPGLVDEQTGVGMFASNLGWRDAPIRSLAETALGVPVAFGHDVRAAGDAEHRLGAARGYGDVVVLAIGTGIASALVLGGRPYAGGGFAGEIGHSLADPLGERCPCGAIGCLETIASAGAIARRYSAASGTPVGGAREVLDAATAGDPLARRVWDDAVEALAEAIARLVAILAPEAVVIGGGLAQAGPALFGPLGARLDALLSFHRRPALVHAELGDDAGLLGTALAARDLAAVRRDGDAA, from the coding sequence ATGGCCCCGCACCCCGCCCCCGATGCGACCCGGCTCGGCCCGGGTCATGCGGTGCTCGCCTTCGATGTCGGCGGCACCGACACGAAGTCGGCGCTCGTCGACGCGTCGGGGCGGGTGCTCGGCCTCCGCCGCACACCGACGCCCCTCGACCCCGCCGATCCCGCAGGCACGATCGTGGCGTCACTCGCGGCGCTCGCCCGCGAGCATCTCGCCGCAACGCCCGGCATCGTGCCTGCGGCCGCGGGCGTCAGCGTGCCCGGGCTCGTCGACGAGCAGACCGGCGTCGGCATGTTCGCCTCGAACCTCGGTTGGCGCGACGCCCCGATCCGCTCGCTCGCCGAGACCGCGCTCGGCGTGCCGGTCGCCTTCGGACACGACGTGCGCGCCGCCGGCGATGCCGAGCACCGGCTCGGTGCGGCTCGCGGCTACGGCGATGTCGTCGTGCTCGCCATCGGCACGGGCATCGCGAGCGCCCTCGTGCTCGGCGGGCGCCCCTACGCAGGCGGCGGCTTCGCGGGCGAGATCGGTCATTCACTCGCCGACCCGCTCGGCGAGCGCTGCCCCTGCGGTGCGATCGGATGCCTCGAGACGATCGCCTCCGCCGGCGCCATCGCCCGACGCTACTCCGCCGCGTCGGGCACGCCCGTCGGCGGCGCGCGAGAGGTGCTCGATGCCGCCACGGCGGGCGACCCGCTCGCCCGCCGGGTGTGGGATGACGCCGTCGAGGCGCTCGCGGAGGCGATCGCGAGGCTCGTCGCGATCCTCGCGCCCGAGGCCGTCGTGATCGGCGGCGGTCTCGCGCAGGCCGGCCCCGCGCTCTTCGGTCCACTCGGGGCGCGACTCGACGCCCTGCTCAGCTTCCACCGTCGACCGGCGCTCGTGCACGCCGAACTCGGTGACGACGCGGGCCTCCTCGGCACGGCGCTCGCCGCTCGCGACCTCGCGGCCGTGCGGCGAGACGGCGATGCCGCATGA
- a CDS encoding SIS domain-containing protein, with protein sequence MSAELDSQPETWAKAESLRAEQALLPARGARIAVVGCGTSWFIAQSYAWLREAGGHGETDAFAASEAFVDRGYDAVVALTRSGTTTEVLQLVEGLRGRVRTIGVIGDASSPLVDLVDDAALLPFADEQSVVQTRFATTALALFRASLGEDLSGAIADAERAVSEELAPELTGAEQYTFLGRGWSVGLAHEAALKMREASQSWTESYPSMEYRHGPIAIAAPGRVTWQFGETPEGLAGDVAATGAHFEAGTLDPMAELVRAQRVSLARARAKGLDPDAPRNLTRSVILDA encoded by the coding sequence ATGTCGGCCGAGCTCGACTCGCAGCCCGAGACCTGGGCGAAGGCGGAGTCGCTCCGCGCCGAGCAGGCGCTGCTCCCCGCCCGCGGCGCACGCATCGCCGTGGTCGGCTGCGGCACGTCCTGGTTCATCGCGCAGTCGTACGCGTGGCTCCGCGAGGCCGGCGGCCACGGCGAGACCGACGCGTTCGCGGCATCCGAGGCCTTCGTCGACCGCGGCTACGACGCCGTCGTCGCCCTCACCCGGTCGGGCACGACCACCGAGGTGCTGCAGCTCGTCGAGGGCCTGCGCGGGCGTGTGCGCACCATCGGCGTCATCGGCGATGCATCCTCGCCGCTCGTGGATCTCGTCGACGACGCCGCGCTGCTGCCGTTCGCCGACGAGCAGTCCGTCGTGCAGACCCGGTTCGCGACGACGGCACTCGCGCTCTTCCGCGCGTCGCTCGGCGAAGACCTGAGCGGTGCGATCGCCGACGCCGAGCGAGCGGTCTCCGAAGAGCTCGCACCTGAACTGACGGGCGCCGAGCAGTACACCTTCCTCGGCCGCGGCTGGTCGGTCGGGCTCGCGCACGAGGCGGCGCTGAAGATGCGCGAGGCCTCGCAGTCGTGGACCGAGTCGTACCCGTCGATGGAGTACCGCCACGGGCCGATCGCGATCGCCGCGCCCGGCCGGGTCACCTGGCAGTTCGGCGAGACGCCCGAGGGCCTCGCCGGCGACGTCGCCGCCACCGGCGCGCACTTCGAGGCCGGAACGCTCGACCCCATGGCCGAGCTCGTGCGCGCCCAGCGGGTGTCGCTCGCCCGTGCCCGTGCGAAGGGCCTCGACCCCGACGCGCCGCGCAACCTCACCCGCTCCGTCATCCTCGACGCCTGA
- a CDS encoding extracellular solute-binding protein codes for MKKSLRLGTAVALAATASLTLASCGFGGGSGEEAGGKTTLDLLVPSYSDNTQGLWEDVIEGFEAENTDIDVKLEVQSWDNLETVIATKIQGGEAPDIYNGGPFAGFAADELLYPAEDVVSPETFSDFQESFIANAEVDGTAYALPLIASARALFVNNALLEQAGVAAPPTNWDELLDAATKVSGLGGGIAGYGMPLGSEEAQAEAAVWLWGGGGTFGDATEITVDDPANLPGADQIKKMIDAGATQADPGSTDRSPLMDIFIQGKIGMQVGLPPTVGQIEENNPELDYSIVPIPTQDGSPMTVGVMDQLMAFQNDGDKQEAITKFLDYYYTADVYVPWVQTEGFLPVTKSGATELSSEESLAPFLEVLPDAQFYPSTNPKWSATDAAFKALFGQLQTKPAQDVLTEIQAQADAG; via the coding sequence ATGAAGAAGTCTCTGCGCCTCGGCACGGCCGTCGCGCTCGCCGCCACGGCGTCGCTCACGCTCGCATCCTGCGGCTTCGGCGGCGGTTCAGGTGAGGAAGCCGGTGGCAAGACCACGCTCGACCTGCTCGTGCCGAGCTACTCCGACAACACCCAGGGCCTGTGGGAAGACGTCATCGAGGGCTTCGAAGCCGAGAACACCGACATCGACGTCAAGCTCGAAGTGCAGTCGTGGGACAACCTCGAGACCGTCATCGCCACCAAGATCCAGGGCGGTGAGGCCCCCGACATCTACAACGGCGGCCCCTTCGCCGGCTTCGCAGCCGATGAACTGCTCTACCCGGCCGAAGACGTCGTCTCGCCCGAGACGTTCAGCGACTTCCAGGAGTCGTTCATCGCGAACGCCGAGGTCGACGGCACGGCGTACGCGCTGCCGCTGATCGCGTCGGCTCGCGCGCTGTTCGTCAACAACGCACTGCTCGAGCAGGCCGGCGTCGCGGCACCGCCCACCAACTGGGACGAGCTGCTCGACGCGGCGACGAAGGTCTCCGGTCTCGGCGGCGGCATCGCCGGCTACGGCATGCCCCTCGGTTCCGAAGAGGCGCAGGCCGAAGCGGCCGTGTGGCTCTGGGGCGGCGGCGGCACGTTCGGCGACGCGACCGAGATCACGGTCGACGACCCGGCGAACCTGCCCGGCGCCGACCAGATCAAGAAGATGATCGACGCGGGCGCCACCCAGGCCGACCCGGGCTCGACCGACCGTTCACCGCTCATGGACATCTTCATCCAGGGCAAGATCGGCATGCAGGTCGGCCTCCCGCCGACCGTCGGCCAGATCGAGGAGAACAACCCCGAGCTCGACTACTCGATCGTCCCGATCCCCACGCAGGACGGCAGCCCCATGACGGTCGGCGTCATGGACCAGCTCATGGCCTTCCAGAACGACGGCGACAAGCAGGAGGCGATCACCAAGTTCCTCGACTACTACTACACGGCGGACGTCTACGTGCCGTGGGTGCAGACCGAGGGCTTCCTGCCCGTCACCAAGTCGGGCGCCACCGAGCTCTCCTCCGAGGAGTCGCTCGCGCCGTTCCTCGAGGTGCTGCCCGACGCGCAGTTCTACCCGAGCACCAACCCCAAGTGGTCGGCGACGGATGCCGCGTTCAAGGCGCTGTTCGGACAGCTCCAGACGAAGCCCGCACAGGACGTGCTGACCGAGATCCAGGCGCAGGCCGACGCGGGCTGA
- a CDS encoding carbohydrate ABC transporter permease has product MSTTSDASPIQAGAADGRPRPGRGTPAKGEAAAPRPRGRDLLHALPWIGPALILIFGVVLFPAVVMFYNSTRDISQSGVDKGSVGLDNYIEVFNFPYFWPIFGRTIVWVVVVVAATVIISLGLAQILNKAFPGRRIVRLAVIIPWAASVVMTTMVVYYGLEPYFGIINKFLVDIGLVDTPEGYGWTRNPATAFAWSIVVAIFVSLPFTTYTILAGLQTVPGEVLEAAKMDGAGPIRTYWGVVLPQLRSALAVAVLINIINVFNSLPILKVMTGSIPGYDADTIMTMIFKYIQNQHKVDVASALSVVAFVIVIVIVAIYVRVVKPMKEV; this is encoded by the coding sequence ATGAGCACCACATCCGATGCGTCACCGATCCAGGCGGGGGCGGCCGATGGCCGCCCCCGCCCCGGGCGCGGAACCCCCGCCAAGGGCGAAGCCGCCGCCCCCCGCCCGCGGGGCCGCGACCTGCTCCACGCGCTGCCGTGGATCGGTCCCGCCCTCATCCTCATCTTCGGCGTCGTGCTGTTCCCGGCCGTCGTCATGTTCTACAACTCGACCCGCGACATCTCCCAGAGCGGTGTCGACAAGGGCTCGGTCGGCCTCGACAACTACATCGAGGTCTTCAACTTCCCCTACTTCTGGCCGATCTTCGGCCGCACGATCGTCTGGGTCGTCGTGGTCGTCGCTGCGACGGTCATCATCTCGCTCGGCCTCGCGCAGATCCTCAACAAAGCCTTCCCCGGACGGCGCATCGTGCGCCTCGCGGTGATCATCCCGTGGGCGGCGTCGGTCGTCATGACGACGATGGTCGTCTACTACGGCCTCGAACCGTACTTCGGCATCATCAACAAGTTCCTCGTCGACATCGGCCTCGTCGACACCCCTGAGGGCTACGGCTGGACCCGGAACCCGGCGACCGCCTTCGCCTGGTCGATCGTCGTCGCGATCTTCGTGTCGCTGCCATTCACGACGTACACGATCCTCGCCGGACTCCAGACGGTGCCGGGCGAAGTGCTCGAGGCCGCCAAGATGGACGGCGCCGGGCCCATCCGCACCTACTGGGGGGTCGTGCTGCCGCAGCTGCGCAGCGCCCTCGCCGTCGCGGTGCTCATCAACATCATCAACGTCTTCAACTCGCTGCCGATCCTGAAGGTGATGACCGGGTCGATACCCGGCTACGACGCCGACACGATCATGACGATGATCTTCAAGTACATCCAGAACCAGCACAAGGTCGATGTCGCGAGCGCCCTCTCGGTCGTCGCGTTCGTCATCGTCATCGTGATCGTCGCCATCTACGTGCGCGTGGTCAAGCCCATGAAGGAGGTCTGA
- a CDS encoding carbohydrate ABC transporter permease translates to MAVTAPAFETIAPPAASARKRRYTEDQVPLGKVLVRMLAGFIVLAIFVLPYVIMFFGSVKTKAQIRSVDPTYLPTEWHWENYINMWSTPETPLPQNLISTIIISVFATLIVLLVAMPAAYYTARFTFPFRMVFLFLVIVTQMLQPAVLTSGLFRQFLAFDMIDTWAAMIFINAAFNLSFAVWIMHSFFAGIPKEVDEAAQIDGAGRLRVLFTISLPLVWPGIVTAIVFTFVACWNEFAASLVILSTAGNQPLSVALTKFVGQYETSWQYVFGVSIVAIVPVVILFMIIEKRLVGGLTAGSVK, encoded by the coding sequence GTGGCCGTCACCGCACCCGCGTTCGAGACGATCGCCCCGCCCGCGGCATCCGCTCGCAAGCGCCGCTACACCGAAGACCAGGTGCCCCTCGGCAAGGTGCTGGTGCGCATGCTCGCAGGCTTCATCGTGCTCGCGATCTTCGTCCTCCCGTACGTCATCATGTTCTTCGGCTCGGTGAAGACGAAGGCGCAGATCCGCTCGGTCGACCCCACCTACCTCCCCACGGAGTGGCACTGGGAGAACTACATCAACATGTGGTCGACGCCCGAGACGCCGCTGCCGCAGAACCTCATCTCGACGATCATCATCTCGGTCTTCGCGACGCTGATCGTGCTGCTCGTCGCGATGCCCGCGGCGTACTACACGGCCCGGTTCACGTTCCCGTTCCGCATGGTGTTCCTCTTCCTCGTGATCGTCACGCAGATGCTGCAGCCGGCCGTGCTGACCTCGGGCCTGTTCCGCCAGTTCCTCGCATTCGACATGATCGACACGTGGGCGGCGATGATCTTCATCAACGCCGCGTTCAACCTCTCGTTCGCCGTGTGGATCATGCACTCGTTCTTCGCGGGCATCCCGAAGGAGGTCGACGAGGCGGCGCAGATCGACGGCGCAGGTCGCCTCCGCGTGCTGTTCACGATCAGCCTGCCGCTCGTCTGGCCCGGCATCGTGACCGCGATCGTGTTCACCTTCGTGGCGTGCTGGAACGAGTTCGCGGCCTCGCTCGTGATCCTCTCGACCGCGGGCAACCAGCCGCTCTCCGTGGCCCTCACGAAGTTCGTCGGCCAGTACGAGACCTCGTGGCAGTACGTGTTCGGCGTCTCGATCGTCGCCATCGTGCCGGTGGTCATCCTGTTCATGATCATCGAGAAGCGCCTCGTCGGCGGCCTCACCGCCGGCAGCGTCAAGTAA
- a CDS encoding endonuclease domain-containing protein translates to MDLAEWVAGSNDIRHVDDALRDGFTRYAIRTAVASGEVRRVRRWLVRPTAPPRLIRAAQVGGRVACVSAAQHHGLWTIDDGRLHLAVSPNASRFDAGAAIVHWNAGPVAPHRYELVEPVVNALVHLADCRPFDQALATWESALRSGRVASDHLDRLPLRSAAARRVRSGASMLSDSGIETIPVARLRRLGIRVRQQVMIDGHPVDGLIGDRLVYQVDGYEFHSSAEQRRRDIAQDRRLTLMGYTVVRIDYRQVLFEWQEVESEFRHAIAMGLDRDSGVRTRLRRQPSRSS, encoded by the coding sequence ATGGACCTCGCTGAATGGGTCGCCGGGAGCAACGACATCCGTCATGTCGACGACGCCCTCCGCGACGGATTCACTCGCTACGCGATCCGCACGGCTGTCGCCTCCGGAGAGGTCCGGCGGGTGAGACGGTGGCTCGTTCGTCCGACGGCGCCGCCGCGCCTGATCCGTGCTGCACAGGTGGGCGGAAGAGTCGCGTGCGTGTCTGCGGCTCAGCATCATGGGCTCTGGACGATCGACGACGGACGACTGCACCTTGCCGTCTCGCCCAACGCCTCACGGTTCGATGCCGGAGCCGCGATCGTTCATTGGAACGCCGGGCCGGTCGCCCCGCACCGGTACGAACTCGTCGAGCCGGTCGTCAACGCCCTCGTGCACCTCGCCGATTGCCGACCGTTCGATCAGGCGCTCGCGACCTGGGAGTCCGCCCTTCGCAGCGGCCGTGTCGCATCCGACCACCTCGACCGACTCCCGCTGCGCAGCGCCGCAGCTCGTCGGGTCAGGTCCGGCGCGTCGATGCTCTCGGACTCCGGCATCGAGACGATCCCGGTCGCGCGTCTCCGTCGCCTCGGCATCCGTGTACGACAGCAAGTGATGATCGACGGCCACCCGGTGGACGGGCTCATCGGCGATCGACTCGTGTATCAGGTCGACGGGTACGAGTTCCACAGCTCGGCCGAACAACGACGGCGCGACATCGCACAAGACCGTCGGCTGACCCTCATGGGGTACACGGTGGTCCGCATCGACTACAGGCAGGTGCTGTTCGAATGGCAGGAGGTCGAGTCGGAGTTCCGGCATGCGATCGCGATGGGACTCGATCGCGATTCAGGGGTTCGAACCCGACTCAGGCGGCAGCCGAGCCGTTCGTCCTGA